In one window of Caballeronia sp. TF1N1 DNA:
- the lpxD gene encoding UDP-3-O-(3-hydroxymyristoyl)glucosamine N-acyltransferase: protein MAITLDELVSRFGGEIVGAGTQKVEALAPLDKAGPAQLAFLANQKYLAQVETTRAGAVLISPADLEKVGNRAGTNFIVTANPYAYFARVAQAFIDLATPVSKPGVHPSAYVDPAAHVAASAVIGPHVTVEAGAVVGERVKLDAGVVIGRGVKLGDDVHLYPNVTVYHGCKLGARVIVHAGAVIGADGFGFAPDFVGEGDARTGTWVKIPQVGAVDIGEDVEIGANTTIDRGAMADTVIEESVKIDNLVQIGHNCRIGAYTVIAGCAGIAGSTNIGRHCMIGGAVGIAGHVTLADYVIVTAQSGVSKSLTKPGMYTSAFPAVNHADWNKSAALVRNLDKLRDRIKALETALGEKAGKGDAGGAE from the coding sequence ATGGCGATCACGCTCGACGAACTGGTCAGCCGCTTTGGCGGCGAGATAGTCGGCGCGGGCACGCAAAAGGTCGAGGCGCTTGCGCCGCTCGACAAAGCCGGCCCCGCGCAACTCGCGTTTCTCGCCAACCAGAAGTATCTGGCGCAAGTTGAGACGACGCGCGCCGGCGCGGTGTTGATCTCGCCCGCCGATCTGGAGAAGGTGGGCAATCGCGCGGGCACGAATTTCATCGTCACGGCGAACCCTTACGCTTATTTCGCTCGCGTCGCACAGGCGTTTATCGATCTTGCAACGCCCGTCTCGAAGCCCGGCGTGCATCCAAGCGCGTATGTGGATCCGGCTGCGCACGTCGCGGCGAGCGCGGTGATCGGGCCTCATGTGACGGTGGAAGCGGGCGCGGTCGTCGGTGAGCGCGTGAAGCTGGATGCAGGCGTGGTCATCGGACGCGGCGTGAAGTTGGGCGACGACGTGCATTTGTATCCGAACGTCACCGTGTATCACGGCTGCAAACTGGGTGCGCGCGTGATCGTGCACGCCGGCGCGGTCATTGGCGCGGATGGCTTCGGCTTCGCGCCGGATTTCGTGGGCGAAGGCGATGCTCGCACCGGCACCTGGGTGAAGATTCCGCAGGTGGGCGCGGTGGACATCGGCGAGGACGTGGAAATTGGCGCGAACACCACGATCGATCGCGGCGCCATGGCGGATACCGTCATCGAAGAAAGCGTGAAGATCGACAATCTCGTGCAGATCGGGCACAACTGCCGCATCGGCGCCTACACGGTTATCGCCGGTTGCGCGGGTATCGCGGGCAGCACGAATATCGGGCGGCATTGCATGATCGGCGGCGCGGTGGGCATTGCAGGGCACGTCACATTGGCGGATTACGTGATCGTCACGGCGCAGTCGGGCGTCTCCAAGTCGCTAACGAAGCCTGGCATGTACACGAGCGCTTTCCCGGCGGTGAATCATGCCGACTGGAACAAGAGCGCGGCGCTGGTGCGCAATCTGGACAAGCTGCGTGATCGCATCAAGGCGCTCGAAACGGCGTTGGGCGAGAAAGCAGGTAAGGGCGACGCGGGCGGCGCGGAGTAA
- the fabZ gene encoding 3-hydroxyacyl-ACP dehydratase FabZ, with the protein MSTEKINLDIHKILTLLPHRYPILLVDRVLELEPHKSIKALKNVTINEPYFQGHFPTRPVMPGVLILEALAQTAALLTFAEEPHDPSTTLYYFVGIDGARFKRVVEPGDQLILNVNFERYMRGIWKFKARAEVDGVTAAEAELMCTVKNTAA; encoded by the coding sequence ATGAGCACAGAAAAAATCAACCTCGATATTCACAAGATCCTCACGCTGCTGCCGCATCGGTATCCGATCCTGCTCGTGGATCGCGTACTCGAACTCGAGCCGCACAAGAGCATCAAAGCGCTGAAGAACGTGACGATCAACGAGCCGTATTTTCAGGGTCACTTCCCGACGCGGCCCGTCATGCCCGGCGTGCTGATTCTCGAAGCGCTCGCGCAGACCGCGGCGCTCCTGACTTTCGCCGAGGAACCGCACGATCCGTCGACCACGCTGTATTACTTCGTGGGAATCGACGGCGCGCGTTTCAAGCGCGTGGTGGAACCGGGCGATCAACTGATCCTCAACGTCAACTTCGAGCGGTACATGCGAGGCATCTGGAAGTTCAAGGCGCGCGCCGAAGTGGACGGCGTGACCGCTGCCGAGGCCGAGCTCATGTGTACCGTGAAGAACACGGCCGCCTGA
- the lpxA gene encoding acyl-ACP--UDP-N-acetylglucosamine O-acyltransferase: protein MSKIHPTAIIEPGARLDDTVEIGPYAIVGPHVVIGAGTTVGSHSVLEGHTSIGRDNRIGHYASIGGRPQDMKYRDEPTRLVIGDRNTIREFTTLHTGTAQDQGETSIGDDCWIMAYVHVGHDCRLGNNIIMSSNAQLAGHVTVGDHAIVGGMSGVHQFVRIGAHSMLGGASALVQDVPPFVIAAGNKAEPHGINVEGLRRRGFTPDAISALRQAYRIVYKSGLSLEEAKLQLKDLGKAGGEGDAPVKAFSDFIATSQRGIIR, encoded by the coding sequence ATGAGCAAGATTCACCCTACCGCGATCATCGAGCCGGGCGCTCGACTCGACGATACCGTCGAAATCGGACCGTACGCGATCGTCGGCCCCCACGTCGTGATCGGCGCGGGCACGACGGTCGGTTCGCACAGCGTGCTCGAAGGGCACACGAGCATCGGCCGCGACAACCGCATCGGCCACTATGCGTCGATCGGCGGGCGCCCGCAGGACATGAAATACCGCGACGAGCCCACGCGTCTCGTGATCGGCGACCGCAACACCATCCGCGAATTCACCACGCTGCATACCGGCACCGCGCAGGATCAAGGCGAGACGTCCATCGGCGACGATTGCTGGATCATGGCTTACGTGCACGTCGGCCATGATTGCCGGCTCGGCAACAACATCATCATGTCGAGCAACGCGCAACTGGCGGGCCATGTGACGGTCGGCGATCACGCTATCGTCGGCGGCATGTCGGGCGTGCATCAGTTCGTGCGTATCGGCGCGCATTCCATGCTGGGCGGGGCTTCCGCGCTCGTGCAGGACGTGCCGCCGTTCGTCATCGCGGCGGGCAACAAGGCCGAGCCGCACGGTATTAATGTCGAAGGGTTGCGCCGGCGCGGCTTCACGCCCGACGCCATTTCGGCGTTGCGCCAGGCGTATCGCATCGTCTACAAGAGCGGTTTGTCACTCGAAGAAGCGAAATTGCAACTGAAGGATCTGGGCAAGGCAGGCGGCGAGGGCGATGCTCCGGTCAAGGCGTTCTCCGATTTCATCGCGACGTCGCAGCGCGGCATCATCCGCTAA
- the lpxB gene encoding lipid-A-disaccharide synthase produces the protein MTPITHSPRIAMVAGEPSGDLLAASLLQGLQERLPADTRYSGIGGPRMAAAGFEAHWPMDKLSVRGYVEALRHIPEILGIRNELKRQLLAEPPSVFVGVDAPDFNFGLEEPLRAAGIPTVHFVCPSIWAWRGGRIKKIVKAVDHMLCVFPFEIALMEKAGVAASYVGHPLADEIPLEPDVAGARRELGIAQGGPVIAVLPGSRRSEIALIGPTFFDAMELMQLREPGVRFLMPAANPALRELLQPLVDAHPNLSLTITDGRAQTAMTAANAILVKSGTVTLEAALLKKPMVISYKVPWLTGQIMKRQGYLPYVGLPNILAGRFVVPEILQHFATPEALADATLKQLNDEANRRTLTEIFTDMHIALRQNTSQKAADAVARVLQTRRAG, from the coding sequence ATGACGCCAATCACCCACTCGCCACGCATTGCGATGGTCGCGGGCGAGCCTTCCGGCGACCTGCTCGCGGCGTCGCTGCTTCAAGGTCTGCAAGAAAGGTTGCCTGCCGATACGCGTTACAGCGGCATCGGCGGTCCGCGCATGGCCGCGGCGGGCTTCGAAGCCCACTGGCCCATGGACAAGCTGTCCGTGCGCGGCTATGTCGAAGCGCTGCGCCATATTCCCGAAATTCTCGGCATTCGCAACGAACTGAAGCGGCAACTGCTCGCGGAGCCGCCGTCGGTGTTCGTCGGCGTCGACGCGCCCGATTTCAATTTCGGTCTCGAAGAGCCATTGCGCGCAGCGGGCATTCCGACGGTGCACTTCGTCTGCCCGTCGATCTGGGCGTGGCGCGGTGGCCGCATCAAGAAGATCGTGAAAGCGGTCGATCACATGCTGTGCGTGTTTCCGTTCGAAATCGCGTTGATGGAAAAGGCGGGCGTGGCGGCGAGCTATGTCGGCCATCCGCTTGCCGACGAAATCCCGCTCGAACCGGATGTCGCCGGCGCGCGACGCGAACTCGGTATCGCACAAGGCGGTCCGGTGATTGCCGTGCTGCCGGGCAGCCGCCGCTCGGAGATCGCGCTGATCGGCCCGACCTTTTTCGACGCCATGGAACTCATGCAGTTGCGCGAGCCCGGCGTGCGCTTTCTGATGCCGGCCGCGAACCCCGCGTTGCGCGAGCTTCTGCAGCCGCTCGTCGATGCGCATCCGAATCTCTCGCTGACGATTACCGACGGCCGCGCGCAGACCGCCATGACCGCCGCGAACGCCATCCTCGTGAAAAGCGGCACGGTCACGCTCGAAGCCGCGCTGCTCAAGAAGCCGATGGTCATTTCCTACAAGGTGCCCTGGCTCACGGGCCAGATCATGAAGCGTCAGGGCTATCTGCCCTATGTCGGCTTGCCGAACATTCTCGCGGGGCGCTTCGTGGTGCCGGAGATCCTGCAGCACTTCGCCACGCCCGAAGCGCTCGCCGACGCCACGCTCAAACAGTTGAACGACGAAGCGAACCGCCGTACCCTGACGGAGATTTTCACGGACATGCATATCGCGCTGCGTCAGAACACGTCGCAGAAGGCGGCCGACGCGGTCGCGCGAGTGCTGCAAACGCGGAGAGCCGGATAA
- the rnhB gene encoding ribonuclease HII: MARETKAVRATLQSGLDFSSPFDIVCGVDEAGRGPLAGPVVAAAVIFDPAKPRINGLDDSKALSAKRREELYEKIVDRALAFCIASASVEEIDTINILHASMLAMKRAVEGLAVAPTLVKVDGNRCPTLSIRSEAVIGGDALIKQISAASILAKVTRDRMLLELHDVHPVYGFNAHAGYGTPQHLKALHEHGPCEHHRRSFAPVREAHIRFGSMLPAIAPEVLQAAATINDDPDARAF, encoded by the coding sequence ATGGCGCGTGAGACAAAAGCGGTGCGGGCGACACTCCAAAGCGGGCTGGATTTCAGTTCGCCGTTCGACATCGTCTGTGGCGTGGATGAAGCGGGGCGCGGTCCGCTGGCGGGGCCGGTCGTGGCCGCCGCGGTGATCTTCGATCCCGCGAAGCCGCGCATCAACGGTCTCGACGATTCGAAGGCCTTGAGCGCGAAACGCCGCGAGGAGCTTTACGAGAAGATCGTCGATCGCGCGCTTGCTTTTTGCATCGCGTCGGCAAGCGTCGAGGAAATCGACACCATCAACATCCTGCATGCTTCCATGCTCGCCATGAAGCGCGCGGTCGAAGGGCTTGCGGTTGCGCCGACGCTCGTGAAAGTGGACGGCAACCGCTGCCCGACGCTGTCGATCCGCTCGGAAGCCGTGATTGGCGGCGACGCGCTCATCAAGCAGATTTCGGCGGCATCGATTCTGGCCAAGGTCACGCGCGACCGCATGCTGCTGGAATTGCACGACGTTCATCCTGTCTACGGATTCAACGCGCACGCGGGCTACGGCACGCCGCAACATCTGAAAGCGCTTCACGAGCATGGGCCGTGCGAGCATCATCGGCGTTCGTTCGCGCCGGTGCGCGAGGCGCATATCCGTTTCGGCTCGATGCTGCCGGCCATCGCGCCCGAGGTGTTGCAAGCCGCCGCGACCATCAACGACGACCCCGATGCACGCGCGTTCTGA
- a CDS encoding RNA methyltransferase codes for MKSITSRDNPLYKRLKALAGSTAQQRRSAHALLEGLHLASAYLDAAGQPETCVVTEGALSHAEAREIVARIEEKRVIVLPDALFGQLSSVVHGVGMLLLVEKIDAALPDRVEATCVILDGIQDAGNVGSILRSAAAAGITRVFCAPGTAYAWSSKVLRSGMGAHFLLDIFEDVEPANLIARLDAPVTITDSHGAVALYDCDLAGPLAWVFGNEGAGVSQVWRDAVTHRVTIPQPGGMESLNVAAAAAICLFEQCRQQRR; via the coding sequence TTGAAATCGATCACCTCGCGGGACAACCCGCTCTACAAGCGTCTAAAGGCGCTCGCCGGTTCGACCGCGCAGCAGCGCCGCAGCGCTCACGCGCTCCTCGAAGGGCTCCACCTCGCTTCAGCCTATCTCGACGCCGCCGGCCAGCCGGAAACCTGCGTCGTGACCGAAGGCGCGCTCTCACATGCCGAAGCGCGGGAGATCGTCGCGCGCATCGAGGAAAAACGTGTGATCGTGCTGCCGGATGCGCTCTTCGGCCAGTTGTCGAGCGTCGTGCACGGCGTTGGCATGCTGTTGCTCGTTGAGAAGATCGATGCCGCGCTGCCCGACCGCGTCGAGGCAACCTGCGTGATTCTCGACGGCATTCAGGACGCGGGCAACGTCGGTTCCATTTTGCGCAGCGCGGCGGCGGCGGGTATCACGCGCGTTTTCTGCGCGCCGGGAACGGCTTACGCGTGGTCGTCGAAGGTCTTGCGCTCGGGCATGGGCGCACACTTTCTGCTCGATATCTTCGAGGATGTCGAACCGGCAAACCTGATTGCGCGCCTGGATGCGCCCGTGACCATCACCGACTCACATGGCGCGGTCGCGCTTTACGATTGCGATCTCGCGGGCCCGCTCGCATGGGTCTTCGGCAACGAAGGCGCGGGCGTGTCGCAGGTCTGGCGCGATGCAGTCACGCATCGCGTGACGATTCCACAGCCGGGCGGCATGGAATCGCTGAACGTGGCGGCTGCGGCGGCAATTTGTCTTTTCGAACAATGCCGCCAGCAGCGGCGCTGA
- a CDS encoding pyruvate, water dikinase regulatory protein has translation MPPSVFIVSDGTGITAETFAHSILAQFDQKFRLVRVPFVDSIDKAHATVEKINEVVSLDGRRPIVFTTLVDSASNEIVKGCNALVLDMFQTFIEPLEHELEIKSTHAMGRVHQNADTEEYKNRIEAINFSLAHDDGQSNRNLTEADVILVGVSRSGKTPTSLYLAMQYGVKAANYPLIPEDFERGKLPTPLLEHREKMFGLSIDPQRLSEIRNERRPGSKYAALENCRYEINEAESMMKREGVKWLSSTHKSIEEIATTILQEIKPERPSYY, from the coding sequence ATGCCGCCATCCGTATTCATCGTTTCCGACGGTACAGGAATCACCGCCGAGACGTTCGCGCATTCGATCCTCGCCCAGTTCGACCAGAAATTCCGGCTGGTGCGCGTGCCTTTCGTCGACTCGATCGACAAGGCGCATGCGACCGTCGAGAAGATCAACGAAGTGGTGTCACTGGACGGACGGCGGCCCATTGTCTTCACGACGCTCGTCGACAGCGCGTCGAACGAGATCGTCAAGGGCTGCAATGCGCTCGTGCTCGACATGTTCCAGACCTTCATCGAGCCGCTCGAACACGAACTGGAAATAAAGTCGACGCATGCCATGGGCCGCGTCCACCAGAACGCGGACACCGAGGAATACAAGAACCGCATCGAGGCCATCAACTTCTCGCTCGCGCACGACGACGGTCAATCCAACCGCAATCTCACGGAAGCGGACGTGATTCTCGTGGGCGTCTCGCGCAGTGGCAAGACGCCGACGAGCCTCTATCTGGCAATGCAATACGGGGTGAAGGCGGCGAACTACCCGCTGATTCCGGAAGATTTCGAGCGCGGCAAACTGCCGACGCCCTTGCTGGAACATCGCGAGAAGATGTTCGGTCTTTCCATCGACCCGCAGCGGCTTTCGGAGATTCGCAACGAGCGCCGGCCGGGCAGCAAGTACGCGGCGCTCGAAAACTGCCGTTACGAGATCAACGAAGCCGAATCGATGATGAAGCGCGAAGGCGTGAAATGGCTCTCGTCGACACACAAGTCGATCGAGGAAATCGCCACCACGATTCTGCAGGAGATCAAGCCGGAGCGGCCGTCGTACTACTGA